The DNA region tattaaaatacaaggagaattattgtattagggtagtaatgccttgcatcttcgcctgaacttctgaagttccaattgcaagacatccttaGTAAGGAGGCTGTCctacagtccagtggtgtgaggaataaaggacctctggaagcgaggaacatttactgcatactggtgccggtttcagagaatctggttgctctctctctgcaggaaaaTGGTATCAGGGACCAGTTGTGAATGTAGAAGATCTCTTAGTCAGACTAAAAATAATTCCAGCCTTAAGATAACCTGCAAAGGCCTCCAGTTCACTCCAAGATACCCAGTTTTCTTCCCACAATACAGGACTCAAACAAAATCACCTTGTCAAAGCAATATTTCAATCACATGAGATTAATTGCTTTGAGGTCACTTGaaaattatgcacattttaagTTGATGATGCCAGTTTCAGTGAAAAGTTTTAAGCCTATTGAGGGATTTCCAAACTAAATTTTTGTCCTCAAAATGACCTTAGCTTcgatattatcataattaaaagaacttagcttgaacttttgaagtacCAATTATTCAACCACAGAATTAGGAGGAACATTCGATTATTTGGGCACAGCTGgaacaaaactttttaaaaaaactgtGTGGTCCTGTGGTACTGAACCTCACTGAAAAGGCGAGACTGTTGGAATTAACTGCTTGTATAGTCCTGTGTGGTGGATGATAAGCCTATAGCTCGGAGAGATCTGGATTGTAATGGGAGATAAGAATGATGaagattttcaacaaaatatgcaGAATGAGACCAGCACTAAGATGTGGAAcaagatttttaataaaactccAAGTTTTCCTCCACCAAATAGGAACAACACCTCATATCACAGCAACAGAAAAGAACAGAGAATTGCCTCAGGATAGACAGATCTACAAAATTCTTGAAAGACTTCGGTGCTGCTTTGGCTTGTTATGTACTAGCACCTGCTAGTACTCGACATGGCGGAAGCACCTCCCgggacgctgtgtttagtactagcccatctGGGACCAtagcattatatacacccatttctatgcGTCACCtactctgaggtgctagtactaaacatggcggaagctcctttggatactgtgtttagtactagcccctcggggaccatagtattatatatacccatttctgcatgtcacctactccgaggtgctagtactaaacatggcggaagctccttgggacgccgtgtttagtactagtccctcggggaccatagtattatatacacccatttctgtgtTTCACCtactactaaacatggcggagCTCCTTGGGGCCTGTGTTTAGTGCTAGGACtaatatacacccatttctgtgtTTCggagtactaaacatggcggaagctccttgggacgccgtgtttagtactagcccctcagggaccatactattatatacacccatttctgtactGTGTGgtcgaaaaattatattaataaactataTCTTCGCGTGGCCGTCTACATTCCATtcaccatacggtgtttagtactagcacctcagagcAGGTGGCAACTAGATAActagccaaagtagcaccgagaCTTCTTTGTAGGCCTATAAAAATTTCATGCAAATTCAAGAAGAGATGAGGTGAATGTCTCTCAAAAGGCAAgacggcacgggctcttgttctgaTTTATGTAGATAATTGGACCGTAATGGCCTTATTCagtaaagtttttttaatataaaaaaataaggtattTTATTACGCTTagaaatattattctttatgTAAAAAGAGGCCGTTGGGACTGGACACCTAACGCACTTTTCTAGCCCAGGTCCGGACAACGTTCTGATATGTTCGTTAAGGCCCTGCTGGGggtagggtaataataataataataataataataataataataataataataataataataattattattattattattattattattataaacattactTCAACTCTGGCCAGTTTGCAAGTACACGAgacgttaaaaattttaatattaattattgatttgtatttttctatgAAGACTAGATACAGAATGGGGAACACAGATAAAGGAACTGATTTCcaaagcttggaaataaaaatggaaggtgGGGTTTTTATGTCATGtggtatatttttccattaatttccaattatttttttttttttttttttgggggcaaaaACTCACTGAAGGCTTTTTGAAACTGTcaggtttcattctctctctctctctctctctctctctctctctctctctctctctctctctctctctcatacgaacacaaacacacaaaacctaAATTATCTATTTGTCCAAAAATCTTTGAAACCAAACCtgccttgttatatatatatatatatatatatatatatatatatatatatatatatatatacatatatatatatatatataaataattatatatatatatatatatatatatatatatatatatatatatatatatatatatatatatatatatatatatatgtatgtgtgtgtatgtattatagatatgtacatatatacatataggcctgtatattatatatctattcatgtatattttatatatatatttatatgtacatatacgtatacatatttatatatatatgtatatatatatatatatatatatatatatatatatatatatatatatatatacacacatatatatatacactgtatatgcgtgtgtacttGAAGTCTCTTATCAGGGACGTTAATGGGAACATTATCAATAATCTATTAATCTCATCATCAACTATTATCTACAGATGTCATCAAGTTAATTcaaccattatcatttttacgCAGCgttattttcctaattattaaattatattttagagtatttaaaaaaaagcattcatCTGATATAGAGAGAAATTTGATCGCCGCATcatatcattgagagagagagagagagagagagagagagagagagagagagagagagatgctgaagagatctgaggggaggggggggttatGTTATGAGAGAGCTAAGAGCTCAGGGCCGCCGGGTTGGCttatgggaagggggaaggagggggatagagagggagagagagagggagggagagggagagaggggggtgtGAGGAGTGACACCGTTCTCACGCTGCCGTCCGTTTTTCCCACGTGGTGTTGTTCCCTTctgccaccagggcggcgctggtGAAGGGCGCTCcttcctccatccccctcccccccaagtctccctccccctccccctccctcacaGACGGCAGAGGAGAGCCTCGACGGGCGCAGCGCTGCCAGTCAGTCCTCAGACACTGCTCCGAGCGGTTCATCCTGCAGGTCGCTCCCCGCTGAGGTCTCATGTGTCGCGTTTGACGAAGGGCCCGACCGATCCTCCTAGACGCTGCTGCTCCTCTCCTCCTTCAGGGAGACGACCGCTGCCAGCTGCTGCTGCCCATGCAGCTGCTGCGTCCTCCCGCCCTTCGGATCAAaggatattatttattattttgaagaaactCCCGCCGGGGGATCTGATAGAccgactgagagagagatttcttccttCGGCGTGTCGAAGACGAGAGTCCccagagagagagacgcccacGCCCTCTCCCACCGCCCACCACCacctgctgcctctctctctcgccgcccttCGGTCCCGCCATGAAGGTCGAGCGAGCGAACTCCGTCTGTTCCGACGACGCCCCGTCCTCGCCGGACTCGCTCATGTCGACGGGCGAGTCCTCGCCCCTGGCGTCGCCCCAGCCCTCTCCGGCGCCCCTCACCGATCCCTACGACGACCAGCGCCTCTACTCCCCCGCCTACACCGCCCACAGCCCCGCCTACAGCATCTCGAGCACCTCCtccagcagtagcagtagcagtgggGGCGGAGGCGGAGTGGGCGGCGGTGGCGGAGGAGGGGCGTCTCCCGCCTACAGCAgctgcagtagcagcagcagcagcagcagcagcagcagctgtccGGAGAGCCCCGGGTACCAGCGCCCCCCGTCGTCGCCGCCGCCCCACcaccacccaccaccaccaccacttcgGCTTCCAGTTCCCGCCCGCGGTGGACTCCGGGTACTCGTCGGGGGCGGAGTTCGGGTGCCAGGCGGAGTTCGCGCAGGCGGTGCGCGAGGGCAACCCCCGGGAGCTGAAGCGCATCCTGACGAGGTACTCGCAGCTGGTGCAGATCAACGGATTCACCTCCGACGGGCAGACGGCCCTGACGCAGTCCTGCCTCGACGGGAACCTGGAGGTGATCAAGGTGCTGGTGGCCCACGGGGCGTCGCTCCACCTCACCAACAGGGACGGCTTCTCCCCGCTGCACCTCGCCTGCTGGAGGGGCAAGTACGACGTCATGCAGTATCTGCTGAGGTCGGCGGCGGCGTCGGCGTCGGCGTCGGCGTCGGCCTCCTCGGCGCCCACCGGCAAGAGGTAGTAGTGCGGTGTCGTCTCGGCGTGTCCTCCGAAAAAGAAGTTATAATGACCCGTCCCTCGGCGGTCGGTTGTGATATTAGAAGTATataacttatacatacatatacatatatatatatatatataaataaatatatgtatatatatagacggaCGGTTTAATTCGCGTGTgaagagaaacaaataataattgagaataacaaatgaataattcaGTGCCATGCCCCTAGCACTCTACGGCTCCctatgcgtgcgcgcgcgcgcatgctcgccctgtgcaatatatataatacataataatggATAACGAAACTGCTCgttgttatgataattattattattattttagtaataatataacGGTGTCTTGGAAGTGcgtctgaggaagaagaagaagaagagaggaggttcGAAGTGTcaccccccccacaccccctccccacAAGGACGATGATATgttatgttaataattataataataatattaataattatattaataattatggcGTCCTTCTAAGGGCCATAATCCTCATGTAAATCTGTGATGTCTTATTAACCcacaccctccctctctctctctctctctctctcctcctcctctctcatacccccaccccacccctacaaCAGCACtactacaactacaactactactactgcagTGAATCTGCAGCTCCTCTACAACGGCTCtccttattaaacaaaaaattgcaaagcGGGTCATGTGCGAACAATTGTTATGGACTGACATGTGGATCTAGGCCTGTAGACTATCCAAGTCCCCCCCGCATGGCTATGTGGAGCTAGGCCTGTAGACTATCCAAGTCCCAAGTCCCCATGGCTATGTGGAACTAGGCCTATGGAGACTACCTTATAAAGTCAGTCATCAGactgtggacagaataaagtgtttttcggtGTTGCAAAGTGGAAGAACAACTTAAAAACAAGCTTTGGGAAAGTTGCAAGAAAGCAAGCAATGTAAGTGCttcaataagagtaaaaaaagaaaaaaagtgctgacgagGCTTGTTGGGATACGAGACAAgactgtgtttgtttatttgtttgtttgttcactcCCCAAGTTACCTCATctctatataatattaaaaaaaacatatttatttgagTTTTCGTCAGGGAGGTCATCAGAATCGTCGCTTGCATACTCAGActcctccagctccttcttcttctacttcttcttcttcttcttcttcttcttcttcttcttcttcttcttcttcttcttcttcttcttcttcttcttccctactCCACCTCACTCCCATAATGCCCCACCAGCAGGATGGAGAAGATAAAAGGATGATAATAGGAAAACAGACGAAAAACTGTGcaatattctctcttctctctctctctctctctctctctctctctctctctctctgacacacacacacccttcccCATCTGCCCAGTGGTGTTCGATgtcgtaaattttatatataaaaaaatatatatatatatatatataaaaacatatatatatacgtctaacGCTTCTAACGTTGATCGTCTATTGAATCTTGAAACCGAATGCATAGTTCTTGAACTACGTTTTGAGTGTTCAATAAGAATCTTCTTTCCACTTTATTTGAAACGAGGAATGCTGATGTTGccttcagacagacagacatacacacacacacacctgtgtagACTAccatcccttcccccccccacctcccaggCATGTGGTTGCCACACCtgtagggggggaggggggcggcgcAGTAATTAGCACCACCAGCAGGAATGACAGTTTCAACATTATCTGTCTGTTCCTGTATGGCTATGTGGAACTAGGCCTGTGGATTATCTAGGTCCCTGCATGGCTATGTGGACCTAGGCCTATGGACTATCTTTGGGAGTCTTTGGTCTGATGTTTTTGCCCCAAGatgtcgaagaagaagaagaagaagaagaagaagcagagagttTGTGAGAAGCGTTCTTTTCAAAGCCAGTGAAGATATAATGTTATTTTAACCGCCATTCCATTCTTGTAAATATGTTTGAAAAGGAAACGGAATACGTTTTGcgaagtgtttgttttttttttaaaagaatctaacagtttttttgcagtttttgcaGCCTCTGTGGTGAATTAGGGACTCACAAGGCCAGtggaaaatgagtttttttagagtaaaaaataaaaaataacattgacTGACAAACGAAATTCAAAAGTGCCGGAATATTCAAGATATTGTGTAGCCATGACGCGACTTTGAAACTGTTTTGagataatataattatcattgtatGTGTACCTCTTCGTATACATATGTCGATTCcctcattattaaaaaaaaaaaagtgatatatataaatatatttacttttttttcaaccGTGCCTTAtgaacttgtatattttttttaattgttgttaacTGTTGAAGAAAGGtcatgcccttttttttttattttacagctgtgtaattattattttttgtttttaatataatccACCTTTTATTTGGTGGAGAATTTTTGTAATATCAGTTTCCGATTTCTCAATATaggaatatttttgtaatgtgcattttttttcgtgaatccttatgaaacttttttttttattttagtttggtcTGATTTTAATAGTTTCTTTTTGAATTGCAGAAGAATTTAAAAATCTCATTGGCGATGAGAgccaaaatttaaaaagatatataatatacttaaaaaaaatagatttggaCAAATATACCTTGGAAAAAATGTTAATGGCAATATATTTTTGAAACAAGATTTtatcgtattttggaaaaatattaatgatatttaaaaaatacagatttttgttaaatatatcttggaaaaaaatattaatgctaatatattttagaaaaaataagattttgtcGAATGtatcttggaaaaaaatatcattggtaatatattttagaaaaaataagattttgtcatatatatttttggaacaaaatattaatgataatatatttttgaaaaaataagattttgtcaaatatatcttggaaaattattaatgataatatattttagaaaaaagattatggtaaatatattttggaaaaattattattgataacattttagaaaaaaagacttgGTAAATATACTATGGTAAGATAATGATggcatttatagaaaaaaatagatttggtAAATATATCTTgggaaaaatatgataatatattttagaaaaaagacatgGGACATATATTTtggcaaaaaattataatatattttagaaaaaagactggtaaatatatttttggaaaataaatatatattagaaaatatatctgaatattaatgataatatcttTTGGGAAATACATctgaatatgaatgataatatgtTTTGGGAAATATACCTGGATATTAATATATTTGGAAAATACAtgtgaatataaatgataatttattttgggAAATATATCTGAatgtaataatatacagtattttggaaaatatatctagatattaacaacaatatattctggaaaattatatctgaatgccaaaatatatattatggaaatatatctgaataataatgacattttgggaaatatgtctgaataataatgatattttgggaaatatatctgaatattaatgatatattttggaaaatacatcTGAATATGGATGataatatatttggaaatatatctgaataataataatatattttgaggaGTATATCTGAAAATTATCAGCAATATATTTTGGGAAGTATATCTGAATATTGACAACAACGTATTTTGGAAAACTATTTCTGgaagtcaaaatatatattactgaaaacatctgaccacgaaaataatatgatttGTCCAAATTAGTAAACATATCTCGCAAAATTAGTAAGTATATTTCCCaaacagtaaaaatacaatatattgaaTCAGAATTTGGAAAGgcatctgaatataaaaaaaaaaaatcgagataaatatttaaaaaaatattcttgtctCGGTAACAAATAAACTGGCACATAACTGCAGAaagtattatatgaaaataaatacttatgtaaatgttttgtaataagaatattttcttgtcaATGGGaaagcattaatatatattatacaaaattgaCCCACATCGTAATATGGTTGGTAAGTTGATAGAGAACGCTTCCAGAACAGGAAAGTGTGAGGCTTaagtactctttctctctctcttctctctctctctctctctcacacacacacacacgcacgtaacTTACTGCTATCAGCCCACGCTATCAGgtgactcgagagagagagagagagagagagagctaattgaTAAGAAAAATAGGCAAGAGATATGATTAAAACCTCAAAACTGCTTCTAGCTCTCGGTCCGAGAAACGTAAACAAGAGTtacgtaaggagagagagagagagagagagagaaaaaaatgatactTGGATTTTTCAACTTgctcaatataaaatttaattaagggtgtgtgtgtgtgtgtgtgtgtgtgtgtgtgtgtgtgtgtgtgtgtgagagagagagagagagagagcaacgaacACCTTGACAATTTTGTAAAGATACGACAGCCATTATAGGTTCTCAGATTTGCTCacatctttatattattttatattcattgtacaaacctatatacaatatatatgtatatatatatatatatgtatgtatgtataacctatttataactatataaatttattatacctACATTACATGAAGTTCGCGAGTTATTAAAATAGGATGAACATATAGgaattaaaatattgtttttctttttctttattttatttagcatAGGTGGAATGAGTGAGATATTTTGGTACACaggaagagctctctctctctctctctctctctctctctctctctctctctctctctctctctctctctctctctctctcttcacattacATACACCTACAAATATTCttaggttctctctctttctctctctctctcactacacacGCATTtgacatgtatatacaaatacaagtaGCTAGctaagtcattctctctctctctctctctctctctctctctctctccccccgacgTCTCACTTTCAGTAAACCAATACCCACGATGCCCGAATCCACTCATTTTGCCCTGACCTCGAAGAGGTAATGCCCAAATGCCCGAGGTAATGAGGTCCCACCTCTCGATCTTTGAATTCAAGCAACGTTGGGTCAGGTCAGTCCTTGAATGGGTGACCGGTGGTTGCCAGATGCTAGATGCCTTGGGTACCAACCAGcaggtaaatatataaacatacagagcCACCAACAGTCAGTAAACATGCACAAACAGGCTTTTAAATATGCACAAACTGGCTTTTTCAATAAACAAACAGGCTTTAAACATGCACAAACAGACCTTTTAAATGCACAAACAGGCTTTTAAATATGCACAACTGGCTTTTTCTATAAACAAACAGGCTTTAAACATGCACAAACAGGCTTTTTAAATGCACAAACAGGTCtttaaatatgcacaaaatgGCTTGTTCAATAAACAAACAGGCTTTAAATATGCACAAACAGGCTTTTTAAATGCACAAACAGGTCTTGAAATATGCACAAACTGGCTTTTTCAATAAGCAAACAGGCTTTAATCATACACACATAGGGTTTAAACACGCACAAACAGGCTTTTTAAAGGCACAAACAGGCTTTTAAACATGCACAAGCAGGTTTTTAAAATAACAAACAGGCTTTTAAACCCGCACTAACATACAGGCAAACATACACAGGCACCAACACTCAGTAAACATGCACAAACAAGGTTTTTAAACATGCACAAACATTCAGGCAAACACGCACGGACACCAATTACCAGTGACCACGCAAAAACAGGGTTgtaaacatgcacaaacatacaggGGAAACATAGAGAGGCACAAACAGTCAGTAAGCACTCACAAACTGTGTCTCTCTCGAATGGGAtcacaaaaaatgacaattttgaccaaaaaaatttgacaaaaaaattgaaaaaatattaaaataataaattttatatttagacaAATTTAACCTTTGACAAAATAGATCACACCCCTCCCCCCTACACACAACAGACAAGGAAAGCAACAAACTTCAAACAATGGACGTTTGTTATTTGTTAGTTTGAACAAACAATGGTATACTATTGCAGGCTCCCAGACGTCAATAGTGCAAAGTTTGCACGTGAAATCTGCCACCCAGGAAACTGGGCATcctgtctggagagagagagagagagagagagagagagagagagagagagagagagagagagagagaaggaatatctTGAAAAAGGGTGTCCATGCATCAGTCATATCAAATATAATCACCAAAACAATCATACCCAAAATGAACCAACtgaccccctaaaaaaaaaaactttaaaaataacactaaaataagTATGTCACTCCCTCTAAACCAAAtggaaccgagagagagagagagagagagataaaaagaaagatacgAATATTATCCTAATTCTATTTTATCTGTCTATTTCACTTCTGGGAAGACATATTTTGCCTTCAGTCATGTTTGATGGAAGGGAGTACACCCGAGATTCAGGAGGCGTCAGCGGCAGATATAtcataaagatattaataaataatctctctctctctctctctctctctctctctctctctctctctctctctctctctctctctctctctctctatatatatatatatatatatatatatatatatatatatatatatatatatatatatatatatatatatatataggcctactcgAAGATCTGACAAGGCTCACGTGAAGTGTTTCGCCCCATAAGGAAATTCCTTTGTGCTAAGGACTTcccttaggaggaggaggaggaggaggaggaggagcaggtgcTTAGGAACACGCAGATGCAGGCGGGCATGCAGGCAGGCAGGTGCCCAAAGGCAGGTGTTTGTGCCCAGTCCAGCAGCTATCTATGTACTATAGCGTCTCGTGATCGCACAGCTGCAATGggcttccccccttccccttcgaTGCTATCTTCTGACGCCCCTCCCACTCCCAACGTTCCAAAttaaccccctcccttccccaccccacaaTGGCCCAACCCCAAATTACGGCCATGTCTTCCAGAATCCTTATGCCATCACCTGTAGCTTCcgccattgaaaaaaaaaaaaaagtaaaaaaggcgccgaagtttcttcggcgcaatcgagttttctgtataatcaaggccaccgaaaataggcctatctttcggtggtctaagtataatgctgtatgagccgcggcccatgaaactttaaccacggcctggtggtgggtatcctatatcgctgccagaagcacgattactggctaactttaaccttaaataaaataaaaactactgaggctagagggctgcaatttggtatgtttgatgactggagggtggatgatcaacataccaatttgcagccctctagcctcagtagcttttaagatctgagggcagacaacaaaagtgcggacagagtaaagtgcggacggacagacaaagccggcacaatagttttcttttacagaaaactgaaaaaggaagttTATGAAGACGAATATAGCAAGAAGTAAAGGCATGAATCAATGCACGCAGGACATCGCAGGGCGCactgtaagcatatatatatatatatatatatatatatatatatatatatatatatatatatatatatatatataaatttgcactAAGTAAATTTTGCACTAAGTAGCAGATATGTGTTAAATTTCTCACCAAGTAACCTATGCAAGTAATAGGCCTAAGTTCCGTACCAAGGACCCTATACAAGTTGCTATTAAATTTCGCACCAAGTAACCTGTATAGGcctaagtaagagagagagagagagagagagagagagagagagagagagagagagagagagagaattgaacccCTTATACCAAAAAGCTTCTCACTCACGTGGAACTTAaaagaaacagtgattcattttcaATATGCCCCAGAGATCCATTTCACCAACGGGCATGCGCCTAATACCCAGGGCATGAACGTGCCAGTATGACGAtatcattccccccccccccccgggcctAACCATACCCATGGGAATATCTGCCAGGGGCATCACCGTCCGGATGTATGAATCTGTATGAATCAACTCGGGGTTGGCACGCAAGGACTGGAGTCGAGGAGTACTCTGAACCACATACCCAATACCCAGTCATCAGTTTCCGGTCTGTCAACAGCAGCTGGGCATGGCTCGAggagctaataatatatatatatatatatatatatatatatatatatatatatatatatatatatatatatatagatgttgtgGGCATGGC from Macrobrachium rosenbergii isolate ZJJX-2024 chromosome 45, ASM4041242v1, whole genome shotgun sequence includes:
- the LOC136829867 gene encoding collagen, type I, alpha 1b-like, with the translated sequence MKVERANSVCSDDAPSSPDSLMSTGESSPLASPQPSPAPLTDPYDDQRLYSPAYTAHSPAYSISSTSSSSSSSSGGGGGVGGGGGGGASPAYSSCSSSSSSSSSSSCPESPGYQRPPSSPPPHHHPPPPPLRLPVPARGGLRVLVGGGVRVPGGVRAGGARGQPPGAEAHPDEVLAAGADQRIHLRRADGPDAVLPRREPGGDQGAGGPRGVAPPHQQGRLLPAAPRLLEGQVRRHAVSAEVGGGVGVGVGVGLLGAHRQEVVVRCRLGVSSEKEVIMTRPSAVGCDIRSI